A window of Nitrosopumilus sp. b3 contains these coding sequences:
- a CDS encoding leucyl aminopeptidase gives MKVKTENTIKNKTEFLCGFVFENSNKVLGLTKTDGKTASSINQALKDMDGKLGKLSIIPTPEGRYAKRMLLAGLGKKEDLTNDTIRYVSGKIAQKARELKLSQCSIISPPSFACDPISSVSQIVEGYKMALYKFDKFKEEKIEKSPDLTIIVSKSNNISKAIRISEIIADGAIFTKSIANLPPNECTPTTLANFAKYISKKNKMKCTVISKLELKKKGFGGISAVGQGSKNEPKLIILEYNNGRKNEKPIVLVGKAVTFDTGGISLKPGDKMDEMKFDKCGGCTVLGIMKAVSELKLPINVVGIIPSVENMPGGESYRPGDIIKLYGGKTAEILNTDAEGRLILSDALSYGEKQYSPKAIIDFATLTGACIVALGTNVAAIISNNEKLTKKIKDASKNTSEEVWELPLNQNYMDMIKSDVADMKNVGIGRAAGTITAAAFLRNAINDTPWIHFDIAGVAWTQIATKEKSYNPKGATGFGVRLILDYLQKL, from the coding sequence GTGAAAGTAAAAACTGAAAATACCATAAAAAATAAAACAGAATTTCTTTGTGGGTTTGTCTTTGAAAATTCAAACAAAGTATTAGGATTAACAAAAACAGATGGGAAAACAGCATCATCAATTAATCAAGCTCTAAAAGATATGGATGGAAAGTTGGGAAAATTGAGCATAATTCCAACTCCAGAAGGAAGGTATGCAAAAAGAATGCTTCTTGCAGGGCTAGGAAAAAAAGAAGATCTGACAAACGATACCATCAGATATGTTTCAGGCAAAATTGCACAAAAAGCAAGAGAGTTAAAGTTGAGTCAATGTTCAATTATATCTCCTCCTAGTTTTGCATGCGATCCAATCTCCTCTGTTTCACAGATTGTAGAAGGCTACAAAATGGCCCTATACAAATTTGATAAATTCAAAGAAGAGAAAATAGAGAAATCACCAGATCTTACAATTATTGTTTCAAAATCTAACAACATTTCAAAGGCCATCAGAATCTCTGAAATTATTGCAGATGGAGCAATATTTACCAAAAGTATTGCAAATTTACCCCCAAACGAATGTACTCCAACAACTTTAGCAAATTTTGCAAAATATATTTCGAAAAAGAATAAAATGAAATGCACTGTAATTTCTAAACTTGAATTAAAAAAGAAAGGTTTTGGTGGAATTTCTGCTGTAGGACAAGGGAGTAAAAATGAACCTAAACTAATTATTTTAGAATATAATAATGGACGAAAAAATGAAAAGCCCATTGTTCTTGTTGGAAAAGCTGTTACATTTGATACAGGGGGAATTTCCTTAAAGCCGGGAGACAAAATGGATGAAATGAAATTTGACAAGTGTGGTGGTTGTACAGTTTTAGGAATAATGAAAGCAGTTTCAGAATTAAAATTACCAATCAATGTTGTAGGAATTATTCCCTCAGTTGAAAATATGCCAGGAGGAGAATCATACAGGCCGGGAGACATCATAAAATTGTATGGTGGTAAAACGGCCGAAATTCTAAATACTGATGCAGAAGGAAGATTGATTTTATCTGATGCGTTGTCATATGGAGAAAAACAATATTCACCAAAGGCAATAATTGATTTTGCAACTCTTACAGGTGCATGTATAGTCGCATTAGGAACTAATGTTGCGGCTATTATATCAAACAATGAAAAATTAACAAAGAAGATCAAAGATGCGTCAAAGAATACAAGTGAGGAAGTGTGGGAACTTCCACTTAATCAAAACTACATGGATATGATAAAATCAGATGTGGCAGATATGAAAAATGTGGGCATAGGAAGAGCTGCAGGAACTATAACAGCTGCTGCATTTTTGAGAAATGCAATTAATGACACACCATGGATACATTTTGATATTGCAGGTGTTGCTTGGACTCAAATAGCTACTAAAGAAAAATCATATAATCCAAAAGGAGCAACAGGTTTTGGTGTAAGATTAATCTTAGATTATTTGCAAAAATTATAA
- a CDS encoding ribulose-phosphate 3-epimerase → MGLNYYQIKKNILRARKLVIKGTNAAGSGHPGGSFSMAEIMGCLFGKYLKFDPQNPQWEDRDRLVLSKGHASPGLFSNMAVAGYFPESELETLRKFGSKLQGHPDLKCPGVEFCGGSLGTGLSYSIGIALAAKIDSKNHHVYTIIGDGESDEGQVWEAAMTAAKYKVDNLTAFLDRNFIQQDSYTEKIMPLDEKLEGDDLSEMWKDASRWKTGDKWRSFGWNVIEIDGHRVEQISAAITKANATKGVPTMIISRTIKGKSVEHMEDNPQWHGKAPDSDVVPIINSELDSQFMIAPSIIAGDMTNLENEIKRCVSGRADYIHLDVMDGQFVSTKTFDHNKIKELRPLTVIPFDSHLMINEPVKHVQDYIDAGSDIITVHAEVTDESSFGEIHDLLKQNQVGVGFAINPDTEIPEWSYKFLPSLDQLIVMSVVPGKSGQKYIEETHSKMTRINSILKEHHFSGYIEADGGVNLENIGSIFADGARVFVGGGAIIGQQDVRSAIRDFRNEVLKSRRRILLDKANELGGIDLVKKWIGLHVVGEKQDQIKKIAQEVGYL, encoded by the coding sequence ATGGGACTCAATTATTATCAAATAAAGAAAAATATTCTAAGAGCCCGAAAATTAGTGATTAAAGGGACTAATGCTGCTGGCTCTGGACATCCTGGAGGTTCTTTTTCAATGGCAGAAATTATGGGGTGTTTATTTGGTAAATATTTGAAATTTGATCCTCAAAACCCTCAATGGGAAGATCGAGATCGTCTAGTTCTTTCTAAAGGTCATGCATCTCCGGGATTGTTTTCAAACATGGCAGTTGCTGGATATTTCCCTGAATCTGAACTTGAAACATTGAGAAAATTTGGTAGTAAATTACAGGGTCATCCTGATCTTAAATGTCCCGGTGTAGAATTTTGTGGTGGTTCACTGGGAACTGGATTATCTTACTCTATTGGGATTGCTCTTGCAGCAAAAATTGATTCTAAAAATCATCATGTCTACACAATTATTGGTGATGGGGAATCTGATGAGGGGCAAGTTTGGGAGGCTGCAATGACTGCTGCAAAATATAAAGTTGATAATCTTACTGCTTTTCTTGATAGGAATTTTATCCAACAAGATTCTTACACTGAAAAAATTATGCCACTTGATGAAAAATTAGAGGGTGACGATCTTTCTGAGATGTGGAAAGATGCATCACGTTGGAAGACCGGTGATAAATGGAGATCTTTTGGTTGGAATGTTATTGAAATTGATGGTCATAGAGTTGAACAAATTAGTGCTGCAATTACAAAAGCAAATGCAACAAAAGGTGTACCTACAATGATAATCTCTAGAACAATAAAGGGTAAATCTGTTGAACACATGGAAGATAATCCTCAATGGCATGGCAAAGCTCCTGACTCTGATGTGGTTCCTATAATTAATTCTGAATTGGATTCACAATTCATGATTGCACCATCAATAATTGCAGGAGATATGACAAATTTAGAAAATGAAATTAAAAGATGTGTCTCTGGGAGGGCAGACTATATTCATCTTGATGTAATGGATGGACAATTTGTATCAACAAAAACTTTTGATCATAATAAAATCAAAGAATTAAGACCTCTTACTGTGATTCCATTTGATTCTCACTTGATGATTAACGAACCCGTAAAACACGTTCAGGATTACATTGATGCAGGTAGTGACATAATTACAGTACATGCAGAAGTAACTGATGAATCTAGTTTTGGAGAAATTCATGATTTACTAAAACAAAATCAAGTTGGTGTGGGATTTGCAATAAATCCTGATACTGAAATACCTGAATGGTCATACAAATTCTTACCATCACTTGATCAACTAATTGTAATGTCTGTTGTACCTGGAAAATCTGGACAAAAATACATTGAAGAAACACACTCAAAGATGACTAGAATAAATTCTATTCTCAAAGAACACCATTTCTCAGGTTATATTGAGGCTGATGGAGGCGTAAATCTAGAAAATATAGGTTCAATTTTTGCTGATGGGGCCCGTGTATTTGTTGGAGGTGGAGCAATTATCGGACAACAAGATGTAAGATCTGCAATTAGGGATTTTAGGAATGAAGTTTTAAAATCTAGACGACGTATTTTACTAGACAAAGCAAATGAGTTAGGTGGTATTGACTTGGTGAAGAAATGGATTGGTTTACATGTTGTAGGAGAAAAACAAGATCAAATTAAAAAAATTGCACAGGAGGTAGGATATCTTTGA